The Rhodothermales bacterium genome window below encodes:
- a CDS encoding T9SS type A sorting domain-containing protein, with translation MLVTAASAQDPVALDPEQFVNTQILGDTLANGDRAHSVYTVEAGTFYAFDGRLDVTFPLTIIGPDNGWIRNDETPPVLLNTPGQQGEARQFFQIQEGGSLVLENLMISGLNSNNETSGTFVENTGGSLYKAHNVAFANWTDFAMLNQAKNIDISITDCVFINGVRTSNSPWGGFPLRMNVAGENVTIENNTVVNSGRLLTNSGPFFNATVHELHNSYLNFTKAGHEQRANEMIQANNIFYNYDFIGRRIGNNTYDSYFTTWNYYADVADSLDKVSLYLGQNLFFREPALLNWFETASDTLFPGLLWEHADVDSIVTIDDNYTIGTNYSEFDPGFASPPDNLDEVIGFTNGFWLDPLADWIDWRLPSPVSYDPDTGAPSLTAWPPSFDLNYSNAFLQTAGTDGLPVGDLNWFPDAKDSYYANRDMHIAALRDSIANAVAVYVPGSPTPMITPSSVAVEDLGGEIPAQFTLDQNYPNPFNPTTNIVFSLPKAINVNLTVYNVLGQRVAVILNDEAIEAGAHSVQWDGRDALGNLVSSGVYIYRLEAGDFSQARKMLFMK, from the coding sequence ATGCTGGTTACGGCTGCCAGTGCGCAAGACCCGGTCGCGCTGGATCCGGAACAGTTCGTAAACACGCAGATTCTTGGCGACACGCTGGCCAACGGGGATCGTGCGCATAGTGTGTATACGGTCGAAGCCGGCACGTTTTACGCCTTTGACGGTCGCCTGGATGTGACCTTTCCGTTGACCATCATCGGCCCGGACAACGGCTGGATCAGGAATGACGAAACGCCGCCTGTCTTGTTGAACACGCCGGGTCAGCAGGGCGAAGCCCGGCAGTTCTTTCAGATTCAGGAGGGTGGCTCGCTCGTGCTCGAGAATCTGATGATCAGCGGCCTGAACAGCAACAATGAAACCTCCGGTACCTTCGTCGAAAACACGGGGGGCTCGCTGTACAAGGCCCACAACGTAGCGTTCGCGAACTGGACCGATTTCGCCATGCTCAACCAGGCGAAAAACATCGACATTTCGATCACCGACTGCGTGTTTATCAACGGCGTCCGCACGAGCAACTCGCCCTGGGGCGGTTTCCCGCTCCGCATGAACGTGGCGGGTGAAAATGTGACGATCGAGAACAACACCGTGGTGAACTCGGGCCGCTTGCTTACGAACAGCGGTCCGTTCTTCAACGCGACGGTGCACGAGCTGCACAACTCGTATCTGAACTTTACGAAGGCCGGCCATGAACAGCGTGCGAACGAGATGATTCAGGCCAACAACATCTTCTACAACTACGACTTCATCGGTCGCCGTATCGGCAACAACACGTACGACTCGTATTTCACGACGTGGAACTACTACGCCGACGTGGCCGACAGCCTCGACAAGGTCTCGTTGTATCTGGGCCAGAACCTGTTCTTCCGCGAGCCGGCGCTCCTGAACTGGTTCGAGACGGCTTCGGACACGCTCTTCCCGGGCCTGCTCTGGGAGCATGCCGATGTCGACTCGATCGTAACGATCGATGACAACTACACCATCGGCACCAACTACTCGGAATTCGATCCCGGCTTTGCGTCACCTCCCGACAACCTCGATGAGGTCATTGGCTTCACGAATGGCTTCTGGCTCGATCCCCTCGCCGACTGGATCGACTGGCGTCTGCCCAGCCCGGTCAGCTACGACCCGGACACGGGCGCTCCCTCGCTGACGGCCTGGCCGCCGAGCTTCGACCTGAACTATTCGAATGCCTTCCTGCAGACGGCCGGCACGGACGGACTCCCGGTGGGCGACCTGAACTGGTTCCCGGATGCCAAGGACTCGTACTATGCGAACCGGGACATGCACATCGCCGCGCTGCGCGACTCCATCGCGAATGCGGTGGCCGTCTATGTGCCGGGTTCGCCGACGCCGATGATCACGCCGAGCAGCGTGGCCGTCGAGGATCTCGGTGGAGAAATTCCGGCCCAGTTCACCCTGGATCAGAACTATCCGAACCCGTTCAACCCGACCACCAACATCGTCTTCTCGCTGCCTAAAGCGATCAACGTGAATCTGACCGTCTACAACGTGCTCGGTCAGCGCGTGGCTGTGATTCTCAACGACGAAGCGATCGAGGCCGGCGCGCACAGCGTCCAGTGGGATGGCCGCGACGCGTTGGGCAACCTGGTTTCCTCGGGCGTCTACATCTACCGCCTCGAAGCCGGCGACTTCAGCCAGGCGCGGAAGATGCTCTTCATGAAGTAA
- a CDS encoding TonB-dependent receptor has product MLILLMSCASNVFAQGNAAIRGVVTDKSTGEPLPGASVFIEGTTLGAATNEEGEYQIPRVSAGSYVLSASYIGYQEVKMDITVAGTDLVVNIAMEFATFEGDEVIVTAQAEGQIAAINQQIQATTIKNVVSAARIQQIPDVNAAESVARLPGISLVRSGGEGQQVAVRGLSPKYNVMMVNGVRMQSTDRDNRSVDLNMIAPNVLSGIEVTKALTADMDADAVGGTVNLKIGKAREGFHSTLSAQGGYGSVGETYGNWRGSGIVSNRFLKNKLGVQLSGYLDNYNRDSDVLSASYAVNEENQLEEGLAQLDLRSTVISDRITDRQRGGAGLIFDYELPKGTLQLNNFISNLSEDQVEIQNSLGLLGNQFNGLAASRSLSNTVISNALQGEYDFSWVTVDFSLSNSISLQSRPGDLQMDIVAEQNQAAFTTTADETATPSEFLNSVDVRDILRISRINTVERDIREAAQDAALNFTVPYNITNNITGNLKVGGKYTFNSRDNDETMFFNQPDRTFQGERFVAAMRESLWVDLGLERIDENLGIRASLFRDPDYDIGNFLTGQEGVDKFFYTPSIDKMLKFERLAKENGAYFLADQQSFERDYDYTRGFSAFYAMTELNVGKHIMLLPGIRYEQYRMDYSAFYTEKYGPNFEDFRNEELNSKSQSETWFPQMQVRVKPTNWLDVRLASTKSIIYPDYRALSPFVYYNTFSGNPFMSLGNPALKPAVSQNYDIYASIYEDHVGLFTAGVFRKEVDNLITPFSFRTKESERINNRVELPTNVTTTVDTWINLDEPTTVEGFELEWQTNFWYGPSILRGLVFNVNYTHIRSDTDYPFQLLVRLSPGPFGRTELVDTTRAGRMPDQPSDIFNATLGYDFKGFSARVSFLYQDNVLGNPGIRAELDSYTDALYRWDVILYQRLPWRGFKAYVNLNNITNSSDRQFVSVLGKLSSANYYGRTADIGIRYEF; this is encoded by the coding sequence ATGCTTATTCTGTTGATGTCCTGTGCGTCGAACGTCTTCGCGCAGGGCAATGCGGCCATCCGTGGGGTGGTTACGGACAAGTCAACCGGTGAACCGTTGCCTGGCGCCAGTGTCTTTATCGAGGGCACGACCCTCGGGGCCGCCACGAACGAAGAGGGCGAATACCAGATTCCCCGGGTATCCGCGGGGTCCTATGTGCTGTCGGCGTCCTACATCGGGTACCAGGAGGTGAAGATGGATATCACCGTGGCCGGCACGGACCTGGTGGTCAACATCGCGATGGAATTCGCGACGTTCGAAGGCGATGAAGTGATCGTGACGGCTCAGGCGGAAGGACAGATTGCCGCCATCAACCAGCAGATCCAGGCGACCACGATCAAAAACGTGGTTTCTGCGGCGCGGATACAGCAAATCCCCGACGTCAACGCCGCCGAGTCGGTCGCGCGACTGCCGGGCATTTCCCTCGTGCGAAGCGGGGGAGAAGGGCAGCAGGTGGCTGTGCGCGGGCTCTCGCCCAAGTACAACGTGATGATGGTAAACGGCGTCCGCATGCAGTCCACGGACCGCGACAACCGGAGCGTCGACCTCAATATGATCGCGCCCAACGTATTGTCCGGGATCGAGGTCACGAAAGCTCTGACGGCCGACATGGATGCCGATGCCGTTGGAGGCACCGTGAACCTGAAGATCGGCAAGGCGCGTGAAGGGTTTCACAGTACGCTGTCCGCGCAGGGGGGCTACGGCTCCGTCGGCGAAACGTACGGTAACTGGAGGGGATCGGGCATCGTCAGCAACCGTTTCCTGAAGAACAAGCTGGGCGTCCAGCTGTCGGGGTACCTCGACAACTACAACCGGGATTCGGATGTGCTGAGCGCCAGCTATGCCGTAAACGAAGAGAATCAGCTGGAGGAAGGGCTGGCGCAGCTCGATCTCCGAAGCACCGTCATCAGCGACCGGATCACCGATCGTCAGCGGGGTGGCGCCGGGCTCATCTTCGATTATGAACTGCCAAAGGGGACGCTGCAGCTGAATAACTTCATCAGCAACCTTTCAGAAGATCAGGTAGAAATCCAGAACTCCCTCGGGCTCCTCGGCAATCAGTTCAACGGTCTGGCGGCTTCGAGATCTCTCAGCAATACCGTCATCAGCAACGCGCTGCAGGGTGAATACGACTTCTCCTGGGTAACAGTCGATTTCTCTCTCTCCAATTCGATCTCGCTCCAGAGCCGGCCGGGCGATCTGCAGATGGATATCGTCGCCGAGCAGAATCAGGCGGCGTTCACCACGACCGCCGACGAGACGGCGACACCGAGCGAATTCCTGAATAGCGTGGACGTACGCGATATCTTGCGGATCTCCAGGATCAACACCGTCGAACGGGACATCCGCGAAGCCGCCCAGGACGCGGCATTAAATTTTACCGTCCCCTACAACATCACGAACAACATCACCGGCAATCTGAAGGTCGGCGGCAAGTACACCTTCAACAGCCGCGACAACGATGAAACCATGTTCTTCAATCAGCCTGACCGAACGTTTCAGGGAGAACGGTTCGTCGCCGCGATGAGGGAGTCGTTGTGGGTCGACCTGGGGTTGGAGCGTATCGATGAAAATCTCGGGATTCGCGCGTCGCTGTTTCGTGATCCGGACTATGACATCGGCAATTTCCTTACCGGCCAGGAGGGCGTCGACAAGTTTTTCTATACGCCGTCGATCGACAAGATGCTGAAGTTCGAGCGGCTCGCGAAAGAGAATGGGGCGTACTTCCTGGCGGACCAGCAATCCTTTGAGCGGGATTACGATTATACCAGAGGGTTCTCGGCGTTTTATGCCATGACGGAGTTGAATGTGGGCAAGCATATCATGCTGCTGCCCGGCATTCGGTACGAGCAGTACCGCATGGACTATTCGGCATTCTATACCGAGAAATACGGACCGAACTTCGAGGACTTCCGGAACGAGGAACTCAATTCCAAAAGTCAAAGCGAAACCTGGTTTCCCCAGATGCAGGTTCGGGTGAAGCCCACGAACTGGCTGGATGTGCGTCTGGCCAGCACGAAGAGCATCATCTATCCGGATTACCGGGCGCTTTCGCCGTTCGTGTACTACAATACGTTCAGCGGCAATCCGTTTATGTCGCTGGGCAATCCGGCGCTCAAGCCGGCCGTGTCGCAGAACTACGACATTTACGCGTCGATCTACGAAGATCACGTGGGGCTGTTTACCGCCGGCGTCTTCCGGAAAGAGGTGGACAACCTGATCACCCCGTTCAGCTTCCGGACGAAAGAGTCGGAACGCATCAACAACCGCGTCGAGCTGCCGACCAACGTCACGACGACAGTCGACACCTGGATCAACCTTGACGAGCCCACGACCGTGGAAGGGTTTGAGTTGGAGTGGCAGACCAATTTCTGGTATGGCCCCTCGATCCTGCGCGGTCTGGTTTTTAATGTGAACTACACCCACATCCGGTCGGATACCGACTACCCCTTCCAGTTGCTCGTGCGCCTGAGCCCCGGGCCGTTCGGGCGGACGGAACTCGTCGATACGACCCGCGCCGGCCGCATGCCCGACCAGCCCAGCGATATTTTTAATGCCACGCTGGGCTACGACTTCAAAGGGTTCTCGGCCAGGGTGTCCTTCCTGTATCAGGACAACGTGCTGGGCAATCCCGGCATCCGCGCCGAACTCGACTCCTATACCGATGCGCTGTATCGATGGGATGTGATCCTGTACCAGCGGCTCCCTTGGCGCGGTTTCAAGGCCTATGTCAACCTGAACAATATCACCAACAGTTCGGACCGACAATTTGTGAGTGTACTCGGGAAATTGTCCTCCGCGAACTATTATGGTCGGACAGCCGACATCGGGATCCGGTATGAGTTCTGA
- a CDS encoding phosphopentomutase, translating to MASPDPRLFVTLVLDGVGIGEQPDAGRYGDVGSHTLGHVCATAHPKLPHLAALGLGCIAPLDGVPAHPAPGAQYGRLTEVSAGKDSTTGHWELAGIRLDKPFPTFPDGFPDTLIHAFIERTGCPGVLGNRADSGTAIIDALGAEHQETSWPIVYTSADSVFQVAAHVDTIPLETLYRYCQIARDALCVGPYGVGRVIARPFEGQAGNWRRISAARKDYARLPESKPLQAALSEAGVATVSVGKVADLFGHVGFEEGHKTRSNDEGIAETLRQMRRRGVSARPAFIWVNLVDFDQEYGHRNDPHGFARALEAFDRSLPEILAALPPGGRLVITADHGNDPTTPGTDHSREYVPLLYVDGRPGADLGTRATFADHAATVAAYFGVDFPVKATPFGER from the coding sequence ATGGCGTCTCCCGACCCCCGGCTGTTCGTGACCCTCGTACTGGATGGCGTCGGCATCGGCGAACAGCCGGATGCCGGGCGCTACGGCGACGTGGGGAGCCATACGCTTGGCCACGTGTGTGCCACCGCGCATCCGAAGCTGCCGCACCTCGCCGCGCTCGGCCTGGGCTGCATCGCCCCGCTCGACGGCGTCCCCGCCCACCCGGCGCCCGGCGCGCAGTACGGCCGGCTGACGGAGGTCTCGGCCGGAAAGGACAGCACCACCGGGCACTGGGAGCTGGCCGGCATCCGGCTCGACAAGCCCTTCCCTACCTTTCCCGACGGGTTTCCGGACACCCTGATCCACGCGTTCATCGAACGAACCGGGTGCCCGGGCGTCCTGGGCAACCGCGCCGATTCCGGCACGGCGATCATCGACGCCCTCGGGGCCGAACATCAGGAAACCTCCTGGCCGATCGTGTACACCTCGGCGGACAGCGTCTTTCAGGTGGCGGCCCACGTGGATACCATCCCCCTGGAAACGCTGTACCGGTACTGCCAGATCGCGCGGGATGCGTTGTGCGTCGGACCGTACGGCGTCGGGCGCGTCATCGCGCGCCCGTTCGAGGGGCAGGCGGGGAACTGGCGGCGCATCTCGGCGGCTCGCAAGGACTATGCGCGCCTTCCGGAATCGAAGCCCCTCCAGGCGGCGCTGTCGGAAGCCGGCGTGGCCACCGTGTCGGTCGGCAAGGTGGCGGATCTGTTCGGCCATGTCGGTTTCGAGGAAGGGCACAAGACCCGGTCGAACGACGAAGGGATCGCGGAGACGCTCCGGCAGATGCGGCGCCGGGGAGTGTCGGCCAGGCCGGCGTTTATCTGGGTCAATCTGGTGGATTTCGATCAGGAATACGGTCATCGCAACGATCCCCACGGCTTTGCGCGCGCCCTCGAAGCGTTCGATCGGTCGCTCCCCGAGATCCTCGCTGCCCTGCCGCCCGGCGGTCGCCTGGTCATCACAGCCGATCACGGCAACGATCCGACCACGCCCGGCACCGATCACAGCCGCGAGTATGTCCCGCTCCTGTACGTCGATGGCCGGCCCGGCGCCGATCTGGGCACGCGCGCCACCTTCGCCGACCATGCCGCCACAGTGGCCGCCTACTTCGGTGTCGACTTCCCCGTGAAGGCCACGCCCTTCGGGGAACGGTGA